The Cyprinus carpio isolate SPL01 chromosome A19, ASM1834038v1, whole genome shotgun sequence genome has a segment encoding these proteins:
- the apoea gene encoding apolipoprotein Ea encodes MKFVAVILALAIISGCQGNFLFQDEPKSRWEKAVDQFWNHVSELTSKAEEMRDNIKATQLGRELDTLISDTMMELQMYKDDLHTKLGPYAQETAKRFNEDLQLLATKLRTHMEDARDRVNEYTEELRTIVEQNADEVKNRVNTYAKKLRKRFNKDIQEINKKMTTYFEEVHSRAAQSMEDVKDRLEPYFTSVHQRAEEKLTTLADLLRSQGEGIKEKLESQMQDLKEKVEKSTENMRNTIQGKAEEIQNWFEPYVSQAQKQLETVMEGL; translated from the exons ATGAAGTTTGTGGCTGTAATCCTTGCTCTTGCTATTATTTCAG GCTGCCAGGGGAACTTCCTGTTTCAGGATGAGCCAAAAAGCCGCTGGGAAAAGGCGGTGGATCAGTTCTGGAACCATGTGTCCGAGCTGACCTCAAAGGCTGAGGAGATGAGGGACAACATCAAAGCCACCCAGCTCGGCAGAGAATTAGA CACACTGATCAGTGACACCATGATGGAGCTGCAAATGTACAAAGATGACTTGCACACCAAACTGGGCCCTTATGCACAGGAGACAGCCAAGAGATTCAATGAAGATCTGCAGCTGCTTGCCACTAAGCTCCGCACACACATGGAGGATGCTAGGGATCGTGTCAATGAATACACAGAGGAGCTCCGAACCATTGTGGAACAGAACGCTGATGAGGTCAAGAACAGGGTCAACACCTATGCCAAAAAACTAAGGAAACGTTTTAACAAGGACATCCAAGAGATCAACAA GAAAATGACAACATACTTTGAGGAGGTTCACTCTCGTGCTGCTCAGAGTATGGAGGATGTGAAGGATCGTCTCGAGCCTTACTTCACCTCAGTGCATCAGCGTGCTGAAGAAAAGCTGACAACTCTGGCAGATCTGTTAAGAAGCCAGGGTGAAGGAATAAAAGAGAAACTGGAATCACAAATGCAGGACCTCAAAGAAAAAGTTGAGAAGAGCACAGAGAATATGCGTAACACAATTCAGGGAAAGGCAGAGGAGATACAAAATTGGTTTGAGCCCTATGTGTCTCAGGCCCAGAAGCAACTGGAGACAGTCATGGAGGGCTTGTAA